One genomic region from Vanacampus margaritifer isolate UIUO_Vmar chromosome 2, RoL_Vmar_1.0, whole genome shotgun sequence encodes:
- the mylpfa gene encoding myosin regulatory light chain 2, skeletal muscle: MAPKKAKRRQAAGESGSSNVFSMFEQSQIQEYKEAFTIIDQNRDGIISKDDLRDVLASMGQLNTKNEELEAMIKEASGPINFTVFLTMFGEKLKGADPEDVILSAFKVLDPEGTGTIKKQFLEELLTTQCDRFSKEEIKNMWAAFPPDVAGNVDYKNICYVITHGEEKEE, encoded by the exons ATG GCACCCAAGAAGGCCAAGAGGAGGCAGGCAGCCGGAGAAAGCGGCTCCTCCAATGTCTTCTCCATGTTTGAGCAGAGTCAGATTCAGGAGTACAAAGAG GCCTTCACAATCATCGACCAGAACAGGGACGGCATCATCAGCAAAGATGATTTGAGGGACGTCCTGGCCTCTATGGGCCAGCTGAACACCAAGAACGAGGAACTGGAGGCTATGATCAAGGAGGCCAGCGGCCCCATCAACTTCACCGTCTTCCTCACCATGTTCGGCGAGAAGCTGAAGG GCGCTGACCCCGAGGACGTTATTCTTAGCGCCTTCAAGGTCCTGGACCCCGAGGGTACCGGAACCATCAAGAAGCAGTT CCTCGAGGAGCTCCTGACCACTCAGTGCGATAGGTTCTCTAAGGAGGAG ATCAAGAACATGTGGGCCGCCTTCCCCCCTGACGTCGCGGGCAACGTTGACTACAAGAACATCTGCTACGTCATCACACACggagaggagaaggaggagtaA
- the cd2bp2 gene encoding CD2 antigen cytoplasmic tail-binding protein 2: MSKRKVTFADGDGGELELDEEVPNKKPTLEVPSGPGSRFKGKHSLDSDEEDEGEDTLSSKYDILANDDVDGQENATIDYDEGVSITPFNLEEEMQEGHFDSEGNYFVKKEELIRDNWLDNIDWVKIKEQPFKQKKKGLGAKRKRRVGDEDEAEEEKKREEQQENKEGGEDEDEDEEAEPAEDPLASLTQQQLTEALVELLMPGETVTAALRRLGGLGGRKRGKLRDAGDHAAENKRDTEKLDRLTSLADRLVASGMYGIYQQTQEKLAYTLKSMSSKRPALASKEEDEDELDMFGEKFDEKHGTQDDEEEGKRVSEEVLWEYKWENEEKSEIYGPFTSQQMQDWVDEGYFSSGVYCRRLDQEGSQFYNSKRLDFELYT, from the exons ATGTCCAAAAGGAAAGTCACGTTTGCGGATGGTGATGGTGGGGAGTTGGAGCTGGACGAAGAGGTCCCAAACAAAAAG CCGACACTCGAGGTGCCGAGCGGTCCGGGCTCCAGGTTCAAGGGCAAGCATTCCCTCGACAGTGACGAGGAGGATGAAGGGGAGGACACACTGAGCAgcaaatatgacattttggCCAACGACGACGTAGATG GCCAAGAGAACGCCACCATCGATTACGATGAGGGCGTTTCCATCACGCCCTTCAACTTGGAGGAGGAGATGCAGGAGGGACACTTTGACTCAGAAGGGAACTACTTTGTCAAAAAGGAGGAGCTGATCCGAGACAACTGGCTCGACAACATCGACTGG GTGAAGATCAAAGAGCAACCattcaaacaaaagaagaaaggacTGGGAGCCAAACGCAAGCGCAGAGTAGGCGATGAAGACGAGgcagaggaggagaagaagcgGGAGGAGCAGCAGGAAAATAAGGAAGGCGGcgaagatgaggatgaggacgaGGAGGCCGAGCCCGCCGAGGACCCCCTTGCCTCCCTCACGCAGCAGCAGCTCACAGAAGCCCTGGTGGAACTCTTGATGCCGGGTGAGACGGTCACAGCGGCGCTGCGACGGCTCGGGGGTCTCGGCGGGCGGAAGAGGGGCAAACTGCGGGACGCCGGCGACCATGCGGCGGAGAACAAGCGGGACACGGAGAAGCTGGACCGCCTCACGTCTCTCGCCGACAGGCTGGTGGCATCGGGCATGTACGGCATCTACCAGCAAACCCAGGAGAAGCTGGCATACACGCTCAAGAGTATGAGCAGTAAGCGACCCGCCTTGGCGTCGAAGGAGGAGGACGAAGACGAACTGGACATGTTTGGAGAAAAGTTTGACGAGAAGCACGGCACGCAGGACGACGAGGAGGAGGGCAAAAGAG TGAGCGAGGAAGTCTTGTGGGAGTACAAGTGGGAGAACGAGGAAAAGTCGGAGATCTACGGGCCCTTCACCAGTCAGCAGATGCAG
- the pheta2 gene encoding sesquipedalian-1, whose protein sequence is MKVHKKIWTHYQSCTSPVDKEGYLFKKKQRNGSYHRRWFVLKANLLFYQERPADRHLLGVIVLEGCAVRRADADGRFCFRLLFQGAEPKSYQFAAGDEDTLGKWVRTLLSASHRYLSLLLRDLHMQYQEVKHHQGSNESPRCTLNLRPPPSSSSLLSSSAVVIKKSPKPWHRWNAHVTPLNMPTMPSYAEWPLVASDPRDEFRELHELYGQEVKKAREEWLTSRQHPEENVQEDLIDLT, encoded by the exons ATGAAGGTCCACAAGAAGATTTGGACTCATTACCAATCCTGCACATCACCGGTTGACAAAGAAGGATATCTCTTCAAAAAG AAACAGCGAAACGGCTCGTACCATCGGCGCTGGTTTGTCCTCAAAGCCAACCTGCTCTTCTACCAGGAGCGGCCTGCAGACCGCCACCTACTGGGCGTGATCGTGCTGGAGGGATGCGCGGTGCGGCGAGCAGATGCCGACGGGCGCTTCTGCTTCCGTTTGCTCTTCCAGGGAGCCGAGCCAAAGAGCTACCAGTTTGCAGCAGGGGACGAGGACACTCTGGGGAAGTGGGTGCGGACTTTGCTGTCCGCCAGCCACCGCTACCTGTCGCTGCTGCTACGAGACCTGCACATGCAGTATCAAG aagtgAAGCATCATCAGGGCTCCAATGAGTCTCCCCGCTGCACCTTGAACCTCagaccaccaccatcatcatcatcattattgtcATCATCAGCAGTAGTCATCAAGAAGTCGCCTAAGCCGTGGCACAGGTGGAACGCCCACGTCACCCCCTTGAACATGCCGACGATGCCCTCGTACGCCGAGTGGCCCCTGGTGGCTTCCGATCCGCGGGACGAGTTCCGCGAGCTGCACGAGCTTTACGGGCAAGAGGTTAAGAAGGCCCGCGAGGAGTGGCTGACCAGTCGGCAGCACCCAGAAGAGAACGTCCAAGAAGATCTTATCGACCtgacgtga